The genomic window TATCAAAGTTATGGGTAAGGTTTTTGCCGCATTTTGGCATAACGGATATTTCTCGCATAATTCCCATTGAAGATAATGGAGGTAAAATTGATTCATTTGAAGCAATACCAGCACATTTTATGCACTCACCTGGCCAGCATGTTTTATATGATCCTGTTTCGAAGATACTTTTTAGTGGAGATATAGGAGCTGCAGTTTTTGGGAGCAAAACTTATCTTTTTGTTGAAAACTTCGATAGTCATGTTTCTTTAATGGAAGGTTTTCATAAACGCTATATGGCGTCAAATACTGTGTGCAAAAATTTTGTAAATCGCATAAGGAAGTATGATATCAATATGATAGCTCCGCAACATGGTGCTATATTTAAAAAAGAAGAAGCAAAGACATTTTTAAGCTGGCTGGAATCTTTAAAATGCGGAAGCGATATTATAGATGAAATATCAAGGTGATCCC from Desulfurella sp. includes these protein-coding regions:
- a CDS encoding MBL fold metallo-hydrolase is translated as MSYINLSNEQVNISNGEILFEESGHKFIWLGWDESDIKGGFIQVNQYLIISNGKGTLLDPGGVHVFPKVVANVSRYIDLNDIKNIFYTHQDPDVSSGIAMWLSITSANVYISKLWVRFLPHFGITDISRIIPIEDNGGKIDSFEAIPAHFMHSPGQHVLYDPVSKILFSGDIGAAVFGSKTYLFVENFDSHVSLMEGFHKRYMASNTVCKNFVNRIRKYDINMIAPQHGAIFKKEEAKTFLSWLESLKCGSDIIDEISR